ATCAGGCTGCCCTCGATGGCCTCGGGCACCACCTCGGTGGCGCCGGCCTCGCGCAGGCGCTCGAGGTCGGCATCGTCGAGCGTGCGCACGATCACCGGCACCTTGGGCGCATGCTCGCGCACCAGGGCCAGGATCTTCAGTGCCGAGGGCGTGTCGAGGTAGCTCACCACCACCGCGCTGGCCCGGCCCAGGCCGGCGGCCATCAGGCTGGGCAGGCGCGCCGCGTCGCCAAACACCACGCTCTGGCCGGCCGCGGCGGCCTGGCGCACGCGGTCGGGGTCGAGGTCGAGCGCCATGTACGGAATGGCCTCCTGCTCGAGCATGCGCGCCATGTTCTGGCCGCAGCGGCCGTAGCCGGCGATGATCACGTGGGCCTCGGTGCGGATGGCCTTCTTGGCGATGGTGGTCAGCTGCACCGACTGCAGCAGCCATTCGCTGGCCGACAGCTTCATCACGATGCGGTTGGCGTACATCACCAGAAACGGCGTGGCCAGCATCGACAGCACCATGCTGGCCAGCACCGTGCTCAGCCAGCCGCCGCGCACCAGGCCGAACTGGCTGCCGAGGGCCAGCAGCACGAAGCCGAACTCGCCCGCCTGCGCCAGATACAGCCCGGTGCGGATGGCCACGCCCGGCGTGGCATTGAAGGCGCGCGCCAGCCCCGCCACCAGCACCGCCTTGGCCACCACCGGAATGCAGGCCAGCAGCAGCACCAGGAACCACTGGTCGACCACCGGCCGCCAGTCGAGCTTCATGCCGATGGTGATGAAGAACAGGCCCAGCAGCACGTCGTGGAAGGGCCGGATGTCGGTCTCCACCTGGTGCTTGAACTCGGTCTCGGCCACCAGCATGCCGGCCACGAAGGCACCCAGCGCCAGACTCAGGCCGGCATGCTCGGTCAGCCAGGCCAGGCCCAGCGTGATCAGCAGCAGGTTCAGCACGAACAGCTCTTCGCTCTTGCGCCGCGCCACCAGCGTGAGCCACCAGCGCATCACGCGCTGGCCGCCCACCAGCAGCAGGGTCAGCAGCACCGCCGCCTTGAGCACCGCGAACATCATCGCGCGGGCCATGTCGGGCGCGCTCTCGTCCAGCGCCGGAATCAGCACCAGCAGCGGCACCACCGCCAGATCCTGGAACAGCAGCACGCCCATCACGCGCCGGCCATGCTCGCTTTCCATCTCCAGCCGCTCGGCCATCAGCTTCACGACGATGGCGGTGGAACTCATCGCCATGGCCGCCCCCAGCACGAAGGCGCCCTGCCAGCCCAGATCCCAGCGCTGGCCCAGCGCGGCAAAGGCCCAGGCCAGCGCGGCGTTGCCGGCCAGCGCACCCAGGATGGTCAGCAGCACCTGGCTGAGCCCCAGGCCGAACACCAGCGTGCGCATGCTGCGCAGCTTGGGCAGGTTGAACTCCAGCCCGATGACGAACATCAGGAACACCACGCCGAACTCGGCCAGGTACTTCACGCCGGCCGAATCCTTGGCCAGCGCCAGCGCATTGGGGCCGATGACGATGCCCACCGCCAGGTAGCCCAGCATCGGTGGCAGCTTCAGCAGACGGCAGCCCACCACGCCCAGCACGGCGGCCACGAGGTACAGCAAGACGAGTTCGAGGGTGGAGGCCATCCAGGCGGGTGAACGGGGTGGTGGGGCAGTGGGGGGAGGCGGGGCCGGCGGCACGGGCCGGGCGCCGGCCGGGTGCGCCGCCTAGAATGCGGCGCACCGGTGCGTCGATGCTAAGCGAGCATGCCGCTCCGGGCCGCCGATACCGCGCAAGCCCGGTGCGCGCGCCCGCCGGCCGTTCCACCAGCCCTCCGCCCACCGTGACCGCGCGACCCTCCATCGACCCGCAGCGTGCCCTGCAACTGGCCGCCCATACCTTCGAGATCGAGGCGCGTGCGCTGCTGGGCCTGGCCGCACGCCAGGGCGCGGGCTTTACCGGCGCGGTGCAGGCCATGCTCGACTGCCGCGGCCGCGTCATCGTGATGGGCATGGGCAAGAGCGGCCATGTCGGCCGCAAGATCGCCGCCACGCTGGCCTCCACCGGCACGCCGGCGTTTTTTGTGCACCCGGCGGAGGCCAGCCACGGCGACCTGGGCATGGTGCAGCCGGGCGACGTGGTGCTGGCCATCAGCAACAGCGGCGAGAGCGACGAGCTGGCCGCCATCCTGCCGGCGCTGCGCCGCCTGGGCATCACGCTGGTGGCCATGACCGGCAAGCCCGAGTCCACGCTGGCCCAGCATGCCGATCAGGTGATCTCCAGCGCGGTGGCCGAGGAAGCCTGTCCGCTCAATCTGGCGCCCACCGCCAGCACCACCGCGCAGATGGCGCTGGGCGACGCACTGGCCGTGGCCCTGCTGGATGCCCGCGGCTTCGGCGAGGCCGACTTCGCCCGCTCGCACCCCGGCGGCGCGCTGGGCCGCAAGCTGCTGGTGCACGTGGGCGAGCTGATGGTCAGCGGCGACGAACTGCCCACCGTGGCGGCCGACACGCCCTTCACCGAGATGATGCGCAGCATGTCGGCCAAGGGCCTGGGTGCCGCGCTGCTGGTGGATGGCGACGGCCGGCTGCAGGGCATCTTCACCGACGGCGACCTGCGCCGCCTGGTCGAGCGCGGCGTCGAGCTGCGCACCCTGGGCGCCGCCGAGGTCATGCACCCGCGGCCCAAGACCATCCGCGCCGACGCCCTGGCGGTGGAGGCCGCCGAGCTGATGGAGCAGCACCGCATCACCGCGGTGGCGGTGGTCGACGGCAACGGCCGCCTGGCCGGCATGCTGACCATCGGCCACCTGATGCGCGCCAAGGTGGTGTGACGGTGGCACCCGCACTGAACTTCGCGCCTGAGCTGCTGCTGCGGGCCCAGGGTCGCGGCGGCGGCATGCGCGCGGCGATCTTCGACGTCGACGGCGTGCTCACCGACGGGCGGCTGTACATCGGCGCCGACGGCGAGGGCGTCAAGGCCTTCCATGTGCTCGACGGTCATGGCCTCAAGCTGCTGGCCCAGGCCGGCATCGTGCCGGTGATCATCACCGGCCGCGATTCGCCGGCGGTGCGCCGGCGCATGAGTGATCTGGGCCTCACGCGCGTGCACTTCGGCGTGTCCGACAAGCTGGCCTGTGCCCAGGCCGTGCTGGCCGAGCTGGGCGTCGACTGGGACGAGCTGGCGGTGATCGGCGACGACTGGCCCGACCTGCCGCTGCTGCGCCGCGCCGGCCTGGCCTGCGTGCCGCCCAACGGCCATGCCGAGGCCCGTGCGGTGGCCCATCACATCACCGCGGCACGCGGTGGCGAAGGTGCGGCGCGCGAGTTCTGCGACCTGCTGCTGGTGGCCGCCGGCCGCTACGCCGCGCTGCTGGCCGCCCAGCAGGGCGGCACGCTGGACGCGCGCTGAGCCAGTGACCACGCCCGAGCTGCACCTGCCCGATCTGCCCGAGGTGCCGGTGCACCTGGGCAGCCTGCGCACGGCCGCGGCCACTGGCGGCGCCCGGCCCAGCCTGTCATGGGGCTGGCGCCTGCGGCAGATGCTGTCGTCGTACCTGCCGGTGCTGCTGATGGCCTTGCTGGCAGTAGGCACCTGGTGGCTGGTGAAAAACACGCCCCAGCCCGACGGCCCGGCCGCTGCCACCGCGCCACGCAAGGAGCCCGACTACACGATGTCGGGCTTCTCGGTGAGCCGCTTCGGCGCCGACGGCCGCCTGCTGCTGCGCATCGACGGCGACCAGCTGCGCCACTACCCCGACACCGACCGCATGGAGATCGAGGGCGTGCGCATCCACGCCATCGGCGCCGATGGCCGGATCACCGACGCCACGGCACGCCGCGCGCTGGCCAATGGCGACGGCAGCGAGGTGCAGCTGCTGGGCGGCGCCCAGGTGCGCAGCCAGCTGCCCGGCGGCGACACGCTCGAGGTCGACGGCGAGTTCCTGCACGCCTTCACGCGCTTCGAGCGCCTGCGCTCGCACCTGCCGGTGCGCGTGCGGCGCGGCGGCAGCGACATCCATGCCGGCGGGCTCGACTACGACAACCTGGCTCAGCAACTGCAGCTGGCCGGCCCGGTGCGCGCCAGCCTGGCGCCCGGCCGGCGCGCGCCAGCCGCCACCCCGGAGCGCCGTCCATGAACCCCCAAGCCACCGCGCCGGCCGCGCCGCTGGTCTTCATCACCGGCGCGTCCAGCGGCATCGGCCAGGCCCTGGCGCTGCGCTACCACCGCGCCGGCTGGCGCCTGGCGCTGGTGGCGCGCCGTGCCAGTGAACTGCAGCAATGGGCCGACGCGCAGGGCCTGCCACGCGAGCGGGTGGCCATCTACGGCGCCGATGTGCGCGACGTGGCCGCCATCACCGCCACCGGGCGCGCCTGCATCGCCGCCCAGGGCCTGCCCGAGGTCGTGATTGCCAACGCCGGCATCAGCGTGGGCATCGACACCGCCGATGCCGCCGACCTCGAGGTGCTGCGCAGCATCTACGAAACCAACAACATCGGCATGGCCGCCACCTTCCAGCCGTTTCTGGCGGCGATGTGCACGCGCGGCCATGGCACGCTGGTGGGCGTGGCCAGCGTGGCCGGCATCCGCGGCCTGCCCGGCCATGGCGGCTACTGCGCCAGCAAGGCGGCGGTGATCAGTTACTGCGAGAGCCTGCGCGGCGAATGCCGTGCGCAGGGCGTGACGGTGGTGACCCTCGCGCCGGGGTATGTCGATACACCGCTGACGCAGAAGAACCGCTACGCGATGCCCTTTCTGATGAGCGCCGAGGCCTTTGCCGACCAGGCGTTCGCAGCCATTTCGTCCGGCGTGCGCTTTCGCGTGATCCCCTGGCAGATGGGTGTGGTGGCCCGGTTGCTGCGCGTGCTGCCCGGTGCACTGTTCGACCGCCTGCTGGCCGGCCGCCCGCGCAAGCACCGCCAGCCGCAGTAGGCCGCCAGGCTTTGTTTTCCCACCCCAAGCTCCTGAGGCGCTGAGCCGCCGTCCCGAACGACAAGTCCAGAAACGACAAGTCCAGAAACGACAAGTCCAGAAACGACAAGGGCACCCGAAGGTGCCCATTGTTTGTGCAGCAGGCACCAGCGTGGGTGCCCGTTGCGGTGCAGCGCCAGCCGGGTGTTGCCACCCGGCATGCGGATCAGTAGCCGCCTTGGCCGCCGCCGTAGCCGCCACCACCGCCGCCGCGCGGGCCGCGGCCGGTGCCGTAGGGGCTGCGACCACCGCCGCCGCCACTACCACCGCCACCACCGTAGCCGCCGCCACCACCGCTGCCGCCACCGCCGTAGCCGCCGCCACCACCGCTGCGGCCACCGCCGCCGCCGCCGTAGCCGCCGCCACCACCACCGTAGCCACCACCACCGCCGCCGTAGCCACCGCCACCGCTGCGGCCACCGCCGCCGCCACCGAAGCCGCCCGGACGCTCTTCGCGCGGACGGGCCTCGTTCACCACCAGCGGACGGCCTTCCAGCGGCTGACCGTTCATGGCGTTCATGGCAGCGGTAGCCTCGGCAGGCGACGACATCTCGACGAAGCCGAAGCCCTTCGAGCGACCGGTTTCACGGTCCATCATCACCTTGGCGGACGTCACAGCGCCGAATTGACCAAACGCTTCTTGAAGCGATTCATCACGCACCGAGTAGGCCAGGTTGCCTACATAAAGCTTGTTTCCCATGAGGGGAAGCTCCTTAACGAGAAAAGAAAACCATGTGGAGCTTCTACCCAGCGTGAACCACTCAAGCTACAGGCGCCGTCTCCATACACGGGCCGGGGCACATAAACCCGTGCGGACATTATGGTGGCAAACAATGTGCCACCACCAGAGTCGGGGGCCCGTGCAAACCCGAAAAGTATCATGGGCGCCACGATGTCGAGCGATTCTTCGAGAAGTCCAGCCAGCCGTCCGCGGCCCATGAGGCCCGGTTCGGGCTCGTTGCGGGCCCTGGATGCGGTGCTGCAGAGCGTGGAGTCGGTGCGCAACGGCGGCGCGCTGTATCTGCTGCTGCTCAGTTTTGCGCTGGCCGGCTGGTTGCTGGTGAGCGCGCAGCGGCTGCTGGGCGGTGAATCGTGGTGGCCGGGTGGCGCCCTGGCGGCGGCGGCCTTTCTGGTGGTGTTGTACGGCAGCACGGCGGCGGGGCTGGTGTTGATGGACGAGGCCCTGGGCCGCGTGCCGCGCCACCCGCTGGATGCGCTGCGTGCGGCACCGGCGCCGGCGCACCGCCTGCTGGCCGTGGTGCTGACCGTGCTGCTGCTGGCCGCCGTGTTGCTGGTCGCCACTGCCGGTCTGTTGTGGCTGGCGCGCCTGCCGGGCGTGGGCGCCGCGTGGCTGGGCCTGCTGGTGCCGGTGGTGGTGCCGGTGCTGGGCCTGGTCGCGCTGGTGATGGTGACGCTGGTGGGGCCGATCGCTGCGCCGGCGGCCTGGTTCGGGCTGCGCTGGCGGCAGATTCTGGCGCTGCTTATGCGTCAGTTGCAGGTGCGGCCGGTGCATGCGGTGCTGCTGTCGGCGGCGGTGAGCCTGCTGTCGGCGGCGGTGGCCGGCCTGATCAGCTTCATGGTGCTGGCTGGCGGGCGCGCCTTTGCGGCGCTGGCGGCGGGCCTGCTCGGGCTGCCGCTGGCGGTGCCGCCCTTTCTGTCGGCGCTGTTCGGCATGGGCTTGCGGGTGGCGCCCGGCGCCGCGCCGCTGCCCGAGCACACCAGCGCGGCGATCACTGGCGCCGGCCTGGTGTTTGCGCTGGGCCTGGTGGTGCCGGGTGCGGTGTACCTGCGCGGACTGTGCGAGCTGTTTCTGGCGCTGCGGGGTGCAGATGCCGGCGCCGACGCCGACGCCGACCTGGAGGCCGATGCCGCCCGCAGCGCGCCCGTGGCGGATCCGGGTGCATCCCCAGCGACCGCGGCCCCCGATTGACGCGATGATCGCGCGATGGATCTGCTCAAACCGCTGATCGCCCTGCTGGCGATCGTCAACCCGATCGGCGCGGTGCCGTTTTTTCTGGCCTTCACGCAGGGCCTGACACGCGAGCAGCGGCTGCGCACGCTGCGAGTGGCCAGCTTCTCGGCGTTTTGCGTGATCGCGATCAGCGGCCTGGCCGGGCTGCAGATCATTGCGTTTTTCGGCATCTCGATCGCGTCGTTCCAGGTCGGCGGCGGCATGCTGCTGCTGATCTCGGCGCTGCACATGCTCAACGCCCAGCCGGCCGAGAGCGGCAAGGACGACATCGACGAGGGCCATTCCAAGGCCGACGCCGGTGCCAGCGTGGCCGTGGTGCCGCTGACCATTCCGCTGCTCACCGGCCCGGCCACGATCTCGACGATGGTGATCTACGCCGAGAAGACCAAGCACCTGTGGCAGCTCGCGGTGCTGGTGGGCTATGGCGTGGTGATCGGCCTGGCCACCTATGCCGCCTTTGCCGCGTCGGGGCGCATCGCCAAGGTGCTGGGGCGCACCGGCATCAATGTGATGACCCGGCTGATGGGCCTGATCCTGGCCGCGATGGCGGTTGAACTGCTGGCCGACGGGCTGGTGAAGCTGTTTCCGATCCTGGGCAGTGCTGCGCTGAAGTGATGTTGTCGATGAACGACCCGACTCCTGTGTTTGACCACATCGTCGTGGGTGCCGGCACGGCCGGCTGCCTGCTGGCCAACCGACTGAGCGCCGATCCGCGCAAGCGGGTGCTGCTGATCGAGGCCGGCGGCAATGACGACTACCTGTGGGTGCACATCCCGGTGGGCTATCTGTACTGCATCGGCAACCCGCGCACCGACTGGCTCTACAAGACCGAGCCCGACCCCGGCCTGAACGGGCGCAGCCTGCGCTACCCGCGCGGCAAGGTGCTCGGCGGCTGCAGCAGCATCAACGGCATGATCTACATGCGCGGCCAGCGCCGCGACTATGACCACTGGGCCACCGTGACCGGCGATGCACGCTGGCGCTGGGACCAGGTGCTGCCGGTGTTCAAGCAGCACGAGGATCACTGGCGCGGCGCCAGCGAGCACCACGCGGCACCAGGCTTCGACGCCCACGGCGCGCGTGCCGGCGGCGAGTGGCGGGTGGAAAAGCAGCGCCTGTCGTGGGCGATCCTCGACGCCTTCTCGGCCGCCGCGCAGCAGGCCGGCATCCCGGCCACCGACGATTTCAACCGCGGCAGCAACGAGGGCGTGGGTTATTTCGAGGTCAACCAGCGCGGCGGCCTGCGCTGGAACGCCACCAAGGCCTTCCTGCGGCCGGTGATGCACCGCGACAACCTGGCGGTGTGGACGGGCGCCCAGGTGTCGCGCCTGCTCACCGCGCGCGACGCCGACGGCCGCCTGCGCGTGACCGGTGTGGAGCTGCGGCCCGAGGGCCACGACCACCAGCGCGGCGCGCCGCTGATCGCCCGGCTGCGCGACGACGTGGCCGCCGCCGAGGTGGTGATGGCCGCCGGCGCGGTGGGCACGCCGCAGATCCTGCAGCTGTCGGGCATCGGCCCCGGCGCGCTGCTGCAGCGCCACGGCATCAGCGTGCAGCACGAGCTGCCGGGCGTGGGCGCCAACCTGCAGGACCACCTGCAGATCCGTGCGGTGTTCGAGGTGCAGGGCGTGAAGACGCTCAACACCCAGGCCGCCAGCTGGCTGGGCAAGGGCCTGATCGGGCTGGACTACCTGCTGCGCCGGCGCGGGCCGATGAGCATGGCGCCGTCGCAGCTGGGCTGCTTCACGCGCTCGTCGGCGGCCCAGGCCGAGCCCAATGTGCAGTACCACGTGCAGCCGCTGAGCCTGGACGCCTTTGGCGAGCCGCTGCACCGCTTCAATGCCTTCACCGCCAGCGTGTGCAACCTCAACCCGACCAGCCGCGGCACGGTGCAGATCCGTTCGGCGCGGCCCGAGGACGCGCCGGCCATCCTGGCCAACTACCTGAGCACGCCCGAAGACCGCCAGGTGGCGGCCGACTCGCTGCGGCTCACGCGCCGCATCGCCAGCCAGCCGGCGCTGGCCCGCTACCAGCCGCGCGAGGTGAAGCCGGGCCTGCAGTTCCAGAGCGACGACGACCTGGCGCGCCTGGCCGGCGACATCGGCACCACCATCTTCCACCCGGTGGGCACCTGCCGCATGGGCCGGGCCGACGACGCGATGGCGGTGGTCGACCCCGAACTGCGGGTGCGCGGCGTGGCTGGCCTGCGCATTGCCGATGCCAGCGTGATGCCCACCATCACCAGCGGCAACACCAACAGCCCCACGCTGATGATTGCCGAGCGCGCGGCGGCGCTGATGCGCGGCATCTAGTCCACAGCCCCGTATCCAAATGTGGCAGAAATGTCATCACGCGGGGTTATCCCCACGTGTCTTGGCGGCATGGGCTCCGTAAAGTCACCTCACTCGGTTCTGCGGCGCATGCGCCGCCAGAGCCTGGGGGACTGAGGAGACATCGACAGCACCAGAACAGCCGGGTCGGCCGGCAGGGCAGCCACAAAGCATTAAAGCGCCCGCGCCGCACCCCATTTGCTTCAACGCCAGGCCATGTGCCTGGCGTTTTTTTTTGGTGCGCCGCGGCTGGCGTGGAAAAGCGGGGTGCGGGGGCGCTGTTTCGGCGGTTTGCGGCGGGCGGGCAGCCCTAGCCTCAACGCCGTCAAGCCATCAGCCCGGCCGCCGCGCCACCCACCGCCATGTCCGTCGATCCGCAACTGCGCACCCTTGAAATCGATATCCCGGCCCAGCCGGATTCGCTGGTCAAACTGTCGCTGCTGCTGGCCGACGACGAGGTCAACCAGCAGGCCGTGGCGGCGCTGGTGCAGGCCGACATGGCGCTGGCCGCGGCGGTGATGAAGGCCGTGAACTCGTCGCTCTACGGCCTGGCCGGCCGGGTGCAGAGCGTGCAGCAGGCAGTGACCTACCTGGGCACGCGCGAAATCGCCGGCATCACCTTCGAGATGGGCCTGCGGGCGGCGTTTCCGCCGGCGCCCGAGCTGCAGCCGATCTGGGATCGCGCGGCGCTGCGCGGGGTGCTGATGGGCCGGCTGGCGCAGGCCGTGGGCCTGGATGCCTGGGCGGCGCACTCGGGCGGCCTGTTCGAGGAGTGCGGCAAGGCGGTGCTGTTTCGCCATGCGCCCGACCACTACCGGGCGATGCTGCGCGCCGCGGCCACCGATGGCGACCTGATCCAGCTGGAGCATGTGGGCTTTGGCGTCAGCCACGACGCGCTGGGCGCGGCGCTGTGCGACAGCTGGGGGCTCGACCCCGCGGCGGTGACCAGCGTGCGCCACCACGTCGTGGCCCAGGGCCTGCTGGAGCTGCCGGCCGCGCCGGCGCGGCGCGCGGTGCTGGCGCTGTCGGTGATCGTGCAGGCGCTGATGACCGTGCCGGCCTCGATCGACGAGGTGGTGCCCGCGGTGGCGCCGCAGGCCGACCTGGATGCCACGCTGGTCTTGCGCGCCGCGCGCCGCCTGGCCGAGCAGCAGGCCGAGGCCATGGCCCACGGCCGCAAGGCCGCGTGATGGGTGTGGCGGGGCGGTGAACCGGTAGTCACCCGCTGCAGGTAAGCCCTGTGGCCCGGGGGCGGTGCCGCGGCTACGCTGCGGCGGGTATCCCCTGCCACCGAAAGGCCTGTCATGCGTCATGTGCCCGTCGACCCCGCCAAGCTCGCGCTGCAACGGCTGTACCACTGGGAGCAGACCGCACCCGGGCGCGTGATCCTCACCCAGCCGATGGGCCGCGAGCACGGCGGCGCGGTGCGTGACTTCACCTGGGCCCAGGTGATGGATCAGGCGCGGCGCATCGCCGCCTGGCTGCAGGCGCAGGGCCTGCAACGCGGCGACCGCGTGGCCATGATCAGCAAGAACACCGCCTGGTGGCTGATCGCCGATTTCGGCATCTGGATGGCGGGCGGCGTGTCGGTGCCGCTGTATCCCACGCTGGCGGCCGGCTCGATCCGCCAGATCTGCCAGCACAGCGAGTCGCGCTGGCTGTTCATCGGCAAGCTCGACGGCTGGGCCGGCATGCGCGCCGGCGTGCCCGAGGGCCTGCCCTGCATCCGCATGCCGCTGGCGCCGCCGCTGTCGGAGATGCCCGGCGGCACGGTGGCCTGGGACGACATCTGCGCCCGCACCGAGCCGCTGGCCGGCTCGCCCGAGCGCGATGGCGACGAGCTGGCCACCATCATGTACACCTCGGGCACCACCGGTGCGCCCAAGGGCGTGATGCAGAGCTTTGGCACCTTCGCGTGGTCGGTCGATGCCGGGCTGAGCCGGCTGGCCACCATCGACGAGAACGCGCGCATGCTGAGCTATCTGCCGCTGTCGCACGTGGCCGAGCGCA
This portion of the Aquabacterium sp. OR-4 genome encodes:
- a CDS encoding monovalent cation:proton antiporter-2 (CPA2) family protein — translated: MASTLELVLLYLVAAVLGVVGCRLLKLPPMLGYLAVGIVIGPNALALAKDSAGVKYLAEFGVVFLMFVIGLEFNLPKLRSMRTLVFGLGLSQVLLTILGALAGNAALAWAFAALGQRWDLGWQGAFVLGAAMAMSSTAIVVKLMAERLEMESEHGRRVMGVLLFQDLAVVPLLVLIPALDESAPDMARAMMFAVLKAAVLLTLLLVGGQRVMRWWLTLVARRKSEELFVLNLLLITLGLAWLTEHAGLSLALGAFVAGMLVAETEFKHQVETDIRPFHDVLLGLFFITIGMKLDWRPVVDQWFLVLLLACIPVVAKAVLVAGLARAFNATPGVAIRTGLYLAQAGEFGFVLLALGSQFGLVRGGWLSTVLASMVLSMLATPFLVMYANRIVMKLSASEWLLQSVQLTTIAKKAIRTEAHVIIAGYGRCGQNMARMLEQEAIPYMALDLDPDRVRQAAAAGQSVVFGDAARLPSLMAAGLGRASAVVVSYLDTPSALKILALVREHAPKVPVIVRTLDDADLERLREAGATEVVPEAIEGSLMLAAQALALVGVPMRRVIRVTRDAREKRYGLLRGYFHGADDDTLEERQQARLASVTLPAAVACLGQPLGELALPAMGAQVVSVRQASGRVVDADDSVALQAGDTLVLSGLPEALAMAEAALLRP
- a CDS encoding KpsF/GutQ family sugar-phosphate isomerase — its product is MTARPSIDPQRALQLAAHTFEIEARALLGLAARQGAGFTGAVQAMLDCRGRVIVMGMGKSGHVGRKIAATLASTGTPAFFVHPAEASHGDLGMVQPGDVVLAISNSGESDELAAILPALRRLGITLVAMTGKPESTLAQHADQVISSAVAEEACPLNLAPTASTTAQMALGDALAVALLDARGFGEADFARSHPGGALGRKLLVHVGELMVSGDELPTVAADTPFTEMMRSMSAKGLGAALLVDGDGRLQGIFTDGDLRRLVERGVELRTLGAAEVMHPRPKTIRADALAVEAAELMEQHRITAVAVVDGNGRLAGMLTIGHLMRAKVV
- a CDS encoding KdsC family phosphatase, with the protein product MRAAIFDVDGVLTDGRLYIGADGEGVKAFHVLDGHGLKLLAQAGIVPVIITGRDSPAVRRRMSDLGLTRVHFGVSDKLACAQAVLAELGVDWDELAVIGDDWPDLPLLRRAGLACVPPNGHAEARAVAHHITAARGGEGAAREFCDLLLVAAGRYAALLAAQQGGTLDAR
- the lptC gene encoding LPS export ABC transporter periplasmic protein LptC, with product MTTPELHLPDLPEVPVHLGSLRTAAATGGARPSLSWGWRLRQMLSSYLPVLLMALLAVGTWWLVKNTPQPDGPAAATAPRKEPDYTMSGFSVSRFGADGRLLLRIDGDQLRHYPDTDRMEIEGVRIHAIGADGRITDATARRALANGDGSEVQLLGGAQVRSQLPGGDTLEVDGEFLHAFTRFERLRSHLPVRVRRGGSDIHAGGLDYDNLAQQLQLAGPVRASLAPGRRAPAATPERRP
- a CDS encoding SDR family oxidoreductase encodes the protein MNPQATAPAAPLVFITGASSGIGQALALRYHRAGWRLALVARRASELQQWADAQGLPRERVAIYGADVRDVAAITATGRACIAAQGLPEVVIANAGISVGIDTADAADLEVLRSIYETNNIGMAATFQPFLAAMCTRGHGTLVGVASVAGIRGLPGHGGYCASKAAVISYCESLRGECRAQGVTVVTLAPGYVDTPLTQKNRYAMPFLMSAEAFADQAFAAISSGVRFRVIPWQMGVVARLLRVLPGALFDRLLAGRPRKHRQPQ
- a CDS encoding RNA recognition motif domain-containing protein; the encoded protein is MGNKLYVGNLAYSVRDESLQEAFGQFGAVTSAKVMMDRETGRSKGFGFVEMSSPAEATAAMNAMNGQPLEGRPLVVNEARPREERPGGFGGGGGGRSGGGGYGGGGGGYGGGGGGYGGGGGGRSGGGGGYGGGGSGGGGGYGGGGGSGGGGGRSPYGTGRGPRGGGGGGYGGGQGGY
- a CDS encoding MarC family protein; protein product: MDLLKPLIALLAIVNPIGAVPFFLAFTQGLTREQRLRTLRVASFSAFCVIAISGLAGLQIIAFFGISIASFQVGGGMLLLISALHMLNAQPAESGKDDIDEGHSKADAGASVAVVPLTIPLLTGPATISTMVIYAEKTKHLWQLAVLVGYGVVIGLATYAAFAASGRIAKVLGRTGINVMTRLMGLILAAMAVELLADGLVKLFPILGSAALK
- a CDS encoding GMC family oxidoreductase — its product is MNDPTPVFDHIVVGAGTAGCLLANRLSADPRKRVLLIEAGGNDDYLWVHIPVGYLYCIGNPRTDWLYKTEPDPGLNGRSLRYPRGKVLGGCSSINGMIYMRGQRRDYDHWATVTGDARWRWDQVLPVFKQHEDHWRGASEHHAAPGFDAHGARAGGEWRVEKQRLSWAILDAFSAAAQQAGIPATDDFNRGSNEGVGYFEVNQRGGLRWNATKAFLRPVMHRDNLAVWTGAQVSRLLTARDADGRLRVTGVELRPEGHDHQRGAPLIARLRDDVAAAEVVMAAGAVGTPQILQLSGIGPGALLQRHGISVQHELPGVGANLQDHLQIRAVFEVQGVKTLNTQAASWLGKGLIGLDYLLRRRGPMSMAPSQLGCFTRSSAAQAEPNVQYHVQPLSLDAFGEPLHRFNAFTASVCNLNPTSRGTVQIRSARPEDAPAILANYLSTPEDRQVAADSLRLTRRIASQPALARYQPREVKPGLQFQSDDDLARLAGDIGTTIFHPVGTCRMGRADDAMAVVDPELRVRGVAGLRIADASVMPTITSGNTNSPTLMIAERAAALMRGI
- a CDS encoding HDOD domain-containing protein; this translates as MSVDPQLRTLEIDIPAQPDSLVKLSLLLADDEVNQQAVAALVQADMALAAAVMKAVNSSLYGLAGRVQSVQQAVTYLGTREIAGITFEMGLRAAFPPAPELQPIWDRAALRGVLMGRLAQAVGLDAWAAHSGGLFEECGKAVLFRHAPDHYRAMLRAAATDGDLIQLEHVGFGVSHDALGAALCDSWGLDPAAVTSVRHHVVAQGLLELPAAPARRAVLALSVIVQALMTVPASIDEVVPAVAPQADLDATLVLRAARRLAEQQAEAMAHGRKAA